AGCATTTTGATTCGGCAGAAAATGGCCTAAATGCACAATTTTTGCAGGCCCTTCGTACAAAAGATGTTGAGCTTTACCAGCAAAGCTATGCACGCCTGATTGAGTTAAATAACCTCAAGGGAATTTATGATAAACGACAAGCCTGCCTTCAAAAATTGCACGCTGCTGTTCCTCAATGGGCCTTGGCAATTGCAAACCGCCTTGCGCCTCATGATCAAAGCGTATTGCCAGGCAATCTTTTATCTGCCTGGAGGTGGTTAAGGCTATCTTTTGAGCTTTGCCGCCGGCAGGAAGAGAATCTCTATTCTATTCAGCAAGATTTAGAAAAATGCCAAGACCGTATTCGGCAGATCACCTTGGATTTAATCGAAAGCTTGACTTGGGGAAAGCAGATCCAGCTCATTCGATCGCAGCCTGAGTTGCAGCAGTCTCTTGCCGGCTGGCTTGAATTGCAGAGGAAATTGAATTCAACGCGGATTAAATCCATCCAGCAAAAACTCAAAACAGCTGCACAAAGGGAACTGGCTACTTGCTCTCAAGCTGTTCCCGTATGGATTATGCCTTTGCATGCGATTGCCGAAAATATTGATCCAACGACGACCAAATTCGATGTGATTATCATCGATGAAGCCAGCCAGGCTAATTTGCTTGCCCTGATTCCCATGTATATGGCAGATGAAGCGATTGTCGTGGGAGATCATGAGCAAACGACCCCTGAAGCGGCAGGCATTCAGCAAGCTCCGGTCCATCATCTAATTGAGACGCATTTACAGGGCATTCCCAATAGTGAGCTCTTTGATTTATTGACCTCCATTTATGACTTGGCTCGGCGTTGTTTTGGTGAAACGATTCTATTGACGGAACACTTCCGTTGCGTTCCTGAAATTATCGGATTTTCCAATCACCTTTCTTATGAAGGGAAAATTCTGCCTTTGCGCGAAGAAACCTCTTCTTTGCTAAACCCCGCTACAGTTACTTATCGAGTCGATGGTACGGCTTACAAAAAGCAGAATGAGGCAGAGGCAGAGGCAATTGCGCGCCTAATTAATGCCATGACACAGCACCCCGCTTATGAAGAAGCAACGATCGGCGTCATTTCACTCTTGGGTGAAGAACAAGCCCGTTTAATTGATGCAAAATTAAGAGCGGGGCTATCAGCGAGCGAATACCTTAAGCGTCGCATCGTTTGCGGCAATCCGCCCCAATTTCAAGGGGATGAAAGGGATGTCATTTTTCTCTCAATGGTCGATAGCATGGGAGAAGAAGCGGGCTTTTTGAGGAAGAAAGGGGAAGGGGCATTCGATGCGAATAAAAAGCGATTTAATGTGGCTGCTAGCCGGGCACGCGATCAGCTGTGGGTGGTTCATTCGATGGATCCCATCTGCCATCTTAAGCCTGATGATATTAGAAGAAATCTTATTCTTTATGCCCAAAATCCTCAAGCAGTCCTGCAAGGAGTAAAAACAGAAATAGAAAAAGCAGATTCCATTTTTGAGATTGAAGTAATGGAACAATTGGCGCAAAAAGGCTATCGCGTTAAAGCGCAATGGGAAGTCGGGTATCATCGCATTGATATCGTTGTCGTCGGAGAATCCAAACGACTGGCAATCGAATGCGATGGCGATCGCTGGCATCCGCCGGAAAAACGTGAAATGGACTTGGAGCGTCAAGCAATTTTAGAAAGGTTGGGATGGACATTTGTTCGCATCCGCGGCTCTTTCTTTTTTCTCGATCCAATTGCTGCGATGAAGCCAGTCTTCGATAAGTTAGAAGCGATGAAAATTGAGCGTCTTGGCCCGGATGCCCATTCATCCATTGTGACAGACCGCCGCTTAATTTCCGAATTAGAGCAGTTGGCTTGGCCCGAGCGCTTTCAAGAGAATGTTAGCTCAACCGAGTTTCAGTAAAACCAGAGCTAGGATAACTTTGCAAAACTCCAAACTCAGGTTAAAAAAGGCGTGGGAAGTCCATTTTGGGCAAAATGCAGAGGCTAAAATCGATCGGGAAGAGCGCATTTGGCTCTTCCAGACTCCACGTATGGAGATTAAGAAAACAAATCAGAATGTTTCTCTTTCCAATCTTTAGCTTTTTGTTTAGCCTGATCCAAAATAGCTTGAGGCATGCTATCAAGTGCTTGTTTCATGGCATTTGCAGCCGGATCATTCATATCAGACGCTATTAAAATCCATTTAATCCCCTCCACCAGATCTTGCTTTGTCATCCCATCAAAACTTTCTCCGGCTGCCAGCCTCACCCCATAAAAAACCATGCAGTTTGATAAGCCAAGCTCGCATCCTTTTTTCTCCCAGTAAATGGCTTCTTTATCCGATAGTCCAAGATTGTGGCATAAATCGCATAGTTTACTAATGGCAGGTTTATAGTCCTGTTTTGCAGCTATTAGGCAAAGCCCTGCTGCAAGGGTCTTTTTGTCTAACCATTGCGGGTCATTTATTGCTTTTTCCATATCTAAATCGCCAAAGTGGTCGGCTATCCTATACACGAAAGAGGGACTCGAGTTCGAGTCTGCCAGTTGCATGATTAATTTCCTTTGTGCTTTTCTATCACCCATTTTTTCTTCAAATAAAGCGATCCAATCCGCTTCCTTTTTTTCATCAAGTGAAGGAGTTAATTCTTGGGTACTTTTTTCAGAATGGTTCATGAGAGACTTGCTATTAGCCATTTCTTCCGACATGGCCAGATTGCAGATTAAAGTAGATGATAATCCAAAAGCAAAGTAGATGCTCTTAATC
Above is a window of Candidatus Protochlamydia phocaeensis DNA encoding:
- a CDS encoding sel1 repeat family protein translates to MIKSIYFAFGLSSTLICNLAMSEEMANSKSLMNHSEKSTQELTPSLDEKKEADWIALFEEKMGDRKAQRKLIMQLADSNSSPSFVYRIADHFGDLDMEKAINDPQWLDKKTLAAGLCLIAAKQDYKPAISKLCDLCHNLGLSDKEAIYWEKKGCELGLSNCMVFYGVRLAAGESFDGMTKQDLVEGIKWILIASDMNDPAANAMKQALDSMPQAILDQAKQKAKDWKEKHSDLFS